One segment of Brassica napus cultivar Da-Ae chromosome C3, Da-Ae, whole genome shotgun sequence DNA contains the following:
- the LOC106401428 gene encoding regulator of MON1-CCZ1 complex, with amino-acid sequence MPSSSQTSVGSGALSHAYIQHPSLRCNVPESRGLFYDDANRLLICVTSSQVFSWETATFNPDVSPSVDSIPEGPILSVRFSLDKKVIAVQRSDCEIQFFHRETKQTLTHKCRAGSESLLGFFWSDSPLCDLAVVKTSGMDLFACDSAMNLRLVETKKVNVNWYIYTHESRLVLLASGLQCKTITGFQLSTAGVVRLPKFEMTLASTESNSKPIISAGDVHLVTVYGRIYCVQVDMEAMLLHTYRFYRDAVVQQGSLPIYSSKLSVSVVDNLLLVHQIDAKVVIIYDLFVDSRAPVSAPLPLLWRGYQGSDTSPQAASKENESPESSTSSENIVMYEDAWTFLVPDLILDQTNKVLWRVHLDLEAISASSSDRTSLLEFLQRRKLEANKAKQLCLGIARALILERRPATQVTQAIDVLVTAYSYSVKAGIYKELKNGKTTATIPTNDGASPDNERGRASGSSLDEEEEEVEMNLPSGPADEQQESQLSSPAISPDELYKFVFASVEEMMVEESDYLVAIITEFLRSISAEKLKVDLNIYVMTIRLLARSKRFAELSLFTANKIIEPSKEVALQLLESGGQDPRVRKLGLDMLRQLSLHHEYISSLVQDGYYLEALRYAQKRKVTSVRSSLFLEAAFASNDMQHLAAILRVLSELIPGFKETSEYYTFHGLLNETSSSVAV; translated from the exons AT GCCTTCAAGTTCACAGACAAGTGTCGGCTCTGGCGCCTTGTCACATGCGTATATACAGCATCCATCTCTACGTTGCAATGTTCCTGAATCCAGGGGGTTGTTCTACGATGATGCCAACAGATTGCTAATTTGTGTCACATCTAGTCAGGTCTTTTCATGGGAAACAGCTACCTTTAATCCTGATGTATCTCCTTCAGTTGATTCTATACCCGAAGGGCCTATCCTATCTGTCAGATTCTCTCTTGATAAAAAAGTGATAGCTGTGCAAAGATCTGACTGTGAGATCCAGTTTTTTCATCGAGAGACCAAGCAGACACTTACTCACAAGTGCAGGGCAGGATCAGAGAGCCTTCTCGGATTCTTCTGGAGTGACTCTCCATTATGTGATCTTGCAGTTGTTAAAACCAG TGGCATGGACTTGTTTGCTTGTGATTCTGCGATGAATCTACGTTTGGTGGAAACCAAGAAAGTGAATGTGAATTGGTACATCTACACACATGAATCTcgacttgttcttcttgcaTCTGGGTTGCAGTGCAAGACAATTACTGGGTTTCAG CTTTCCACCGCAGGAGTTGTTCGTTTGCCGAAATTTGAGATGACCTTGGCTTCAACTGAATCCAACAGCAAACCTATTATCTCCGCTGGAGATGTCCACTTAGTCACTGT CTATGGCCGAATATATTGCGTACAAGTGGACATGGAAGCCATGCTTCTCCACACATACAGGTTCTACCGAGATGCAGTCGTTCAACAA GGTTCTTTGCCAATCTACTCAAGCAAGTTGTCGGTGAGTGTCGTCGACAACTTATTGCTTGTCCACCAAATCGATGCAAAGGTTGTTATCATCTATGACTTATTCGTGGATTCTCGAGCTCCCGTCTCTGCTCCTCTTCCTTTGCTGTGGAGGGGTTACCAAGGCTCCGACACATCTCCTCAAGCTGCTAGCAAAGAAAACGAGAGCCCCGAATCATCTACAAGCAGTGAAAACATAGTCATGTATGAAGATGCTTGGACCTTTCTTGTTCCAGACCTTATCCTGGATCAGACTAACAAGGTTCTCTGGAGGGTGCATTTGGATCTTGAG GCAATTTCCGCTAGCAGCTCAGACAGGACGTCTCTTCTAGAGTTCCTACAGCGAAGGAAGCTGGAAGCTAATAAG GCCAAGCAACTGTGCTTGGGGATAGCAAGGGCTCTTATTCTAGAACGCAGACCAGCAACTCAGGTTACACAGGCGATAGATGTACTGGTCACAGCATATTCATACTCGGTTAAAGCTGGTATATACAAGGAACTAAAGAACGGAAAGACCACTGCAACTATTCCAACAAACGATGGTGCATCTCCTG ATAACGAAAGAGGTAGAGCATCTGGAAGCAgtcttgatgaagaagaagaagaagttgaaatGAACCTACCATCAGGTCCTGCTGATGAGCAGCAGGAGTCTCAGCTCTCGTCACCAGCAATTTCACCTGATGAGCTCTACAAGTTTGTGTTTGCTTCTGTGGAGGAGATGATGGTTGAGGAATCTGACTACCTAGTTGCTATCATAACTGAGTTCCTTCGCAG TATTAGCGCAGAGAAACTCAAAGTGGATCTCAACATTTATGTGATGACCATCAGACTCTTAGCTCGCAGTAAACGATTTGCAGAACTGTCACTCTTCACCGCAAATAAG ATAATCGAACCATCAAAGGAAGTCGCGCTTCAGCTTCTGGAGAGCGGTGGCCAAGATCCACGGGTAAGGAAGCTTGGGCTTGATATGCTGAGACAGCTCTCGTTGCACCATGAGTACATCTCCTCACTTGTGCAAGATGGATACTATCTTGAAGCTCTGCGTTATGCTCAGAAGCGTAAG GTGACGAGTGTGCGATCGTCACTGTTTCTGGAAGCAGCATTCGCGTCGAATGATATGCAGCATTTGGCTGCAATATTGAGGGTCTTGTCGGAACTGATTCCTGGATTCAAAGAAACTTCAGAGTATTACACATTCCATGGTCTTCTTAATGAGACCAGTTCGTCAGTTGCTGTCTGA
- the LOC106400429 gene encoding xyloglucan endotransglucosylase/hydrolase protein 2-like, whose product MNKREYMFSVLDFVLVLFLIGTVDAGVPAGGRPFDDNYVVTWGNVLKLDQGREVQLSMDKTSGAAFESKHKFGSGFFQMRIKLPPKDTAGVVTAFYLTSKGDTQDELDFEFLGDREGKPIQIQTNVFINGQGNREQKFVLWFDPSTDFHTYGILWNPYQIAFYVDNVPIRIFKNNKRYGVGYPSKPMTLVVSLWNGEGWATDGGKAKINWSCAPFKANFERFSDSGCHADGLNINAKVCGSTTYWWNTIQYSRLSANETTAFKNVRAKYMTYDYCSDHPRYPVPPTECRLNQ is encoded by the exons atgaataagagagaatatatgttttcagttttagattttgttttagtACTGTTCTTGATCGGTACCGTTGATGCGGGGGTTCCTGCTGGAGGTCGACCGTTCGATGACAACTATGTTGTTACGTGGGGAAATGTCTTGAAACTCGACCAAGGGAGAGAAGTCCAGCTCTCCATGGACAAAACTTCAG GTGCTGCTTTTGAGTCTAAACACAAGTTCGGATCAGGATTCTTTCAAATGAGAATCAAGTTGCCTCCAAAAGATACTGCTGGAGTTGTGACAGCTTTTTAT TTGACTTCGAAGGGAGATACCCAGGACGAGCTAGACTTCGAGTTCCTTGGGGATAGAGAAGGAAAACCGATACAAATTCAAACAAATGTTTTTATCAATGGTCAAGGAAATAGAGAACAAAAGTTTGTTCTTTGGTTCGATCCATCCACAGATTTTCACACTTATGGGATTCTCTGGAATCCGTATCAAATTGC GTTTTACGTGGACAATGTTCCAATACgaatattcaaaaataacaaaagatATGGCGTAGGCTATCCATCAAAGCCGATGACATTGGTGGTTAGTCTGTGGAACGGCGAGGGATGGGCAACAGACGGTGGTAAGGCCAAAATTAATTGGTCATGTGCTCCTTTTAAAGCCAATTTTGAAAGGTTTTCTGATTCTGGTTGTCACGCGGATGGTCTGAACATCAACGCGAAAGTATGTGGTTCAACAACCTACTGGTGGAATACGATCCAATATAGTAGGTTAAGTGCAAATGAAACTACGGCATTCAAGAATGTGAGAGCGAAGTATATGACGTACGATTATTGTTCTGATCATCCTAGGTATCCTGTTCCTCCTACGGAATGTCGATTGAATCAATGA